From the genome of Phytohabitans rumicis, one region includes:
- a CDS encoding helix-turn-helix transcriptional regulator, with protein MTTTLPQRSVDERPRACLTARNPRARAGLTALLDRAGAQIDPRPEKAPPPTVVVAAGRNVDEAVDTCPESYRQGDYPLMVVADEFSPTGVRRALQDGVRVMLLSTEVTPNRLRTALRSARHGDGRLPYQALIGLLNRSAPPVRPIEPLTARQSEVLSLIADGHGNAAIARALSCSEHTVKNVIYDLMARLQVNNRAQAVAEGIRTGLI; from the coding sequence GTGACAACAACTCTCCCGCAGCGGTCCGTCGACGAACGACCGCGAGCGTGCCTGACCGCCCGAAACCCGCGCGCCCGCGCCGGCCTGACCGCCCTGCTCGACCGGGCCGGTGCGCAGATCGATCCGCGGCCGGAAAAGGCGCCGCCACCGACGGTCGTGGTGGCCGCTGGTCGCAACGTCGACGAGGCCGTCGACACCTGCCCGGAGTCGTACCGGCAGGGCGACTATCCCCTCATGGTCGTGGCGGACGAGTTCTCGCCGACCGGAGTGCGACGCGCGCTGCAGGACGGTGTCCGCGTCATGCTCCTGTCCACCGAGGTGACGCCGAATCGCTTGCGCACCGCCCTGCGTTCGGCGCGGCACGGTGACGGGCGGCTGCCGTACCAGGCGCTGATCGGGTTGCTCAACCGCTCCGCGCCGCCGGTGCGGCCGATCGAGCCGCTCACCGCCCGGCAGTCCGAGGTGCTCAGCCTGATCGCCGACGGACACGGCAACGCGGCCATCGCCCGCGCCCTGTCCTGTTCGGAGCACACCGTGAAGAACGTCATCTACGACCTCATGGCCCGGCTACAGGTCAACAACCGGGCGCAAGCGGTCGCCGAAGGGATCCGGACCGGGCTCATATGA
- a CDS encoding 3-hydroxyacyl-CoA dehydrogenase family protein, giving the protein MSEIVGVVGAGTMGLGIAQCLADGGYDVVVVDPAAGSAAGVAGALARLRTGLRQARLLAPHRVREPVDRVIGRISWTDRVAGLDRAGYVIECAPERIPLKERIFGELDAVCPPRAVLASITSAIPIDLLAANTRRPDRVIGTHFMNPAPLKDTVEVVRAPRTSAETLQRTLDLLAAIGKTGIVVADGPGFVINRVLMLTVNEAAEVVGQGTADAATVDRVFQDCLGHAMGPLRTADLIGLDTVVDTLLVLLECTGDPRFRPGRTLLELVRAGRCGSKTGSGFHQYPRPAAIS; this is encoded by the coding sequence ATGAGCGAGATCGTCGGAGTGGTCGGCGCCGGCACGATGGGGCTCGGCATCGCCCAGTGCCTGGCCGACGGCGGGTACGACGTGGTCGTGGTCGACCCGGCGGCCGGATCGGCGGCCGGCGTGGCGGGGGCGCTGGCCCGGCTGCGTACCGGGCTGCGCCAGGCCCGGCTGCTGGCCCCGCACCGCGTCCGTGAGCCGGTGGACCGGGTGATCGGGCGGATCAGCTGGACCGACCGGGTCGCCGGACTGGATCGGGCCGGGTACGTGATCGAGTGCGCGCCGGAACGCATCCCGCTGAAGGAACGGATCTTCGGCGAGCTGGACGCCGTCTGCCCACCGCGGGCGGTGCTCGCCTCGATCACGTCCGCCATCCCGATCGACCTGCTCGCCGCCAACACCCGCCGGCCGGACCGGGTGATCGGGACGCACTTCATGAACCCCGCGCCGCTCAAGGACACCGTCGAGGTGGTGCGGGCGCCGCGGACCAGCGCGGAGACCCTCCAGCGCACCCTCGACCTGCTCGCCGCGATCGGCAAGACCGGCATCGTGGTCGCCGACGGGCCGGGCTTCGTGATCAACCGCGTGCTGATGCTCACCGTGAACGAGGCCGCCGAGGTCGTCGGTCAGGGCACCGCCGACGCCGCGACCGTCGACCGGGTCTTCCAGGACTGCCTCGGCCACGCGATGGGCCCGCTGCGTACCGCCGACCTGATCGGCCTGGACACCGTCGTCGACACCCTCCTGGTGCTGCTCGAGTGCACCGGCGACCCGCGGTTCCGGCCCGGCCGCACGCTGCTGGAGCTGGTGCGCGCCGGCCGGTGCGGTAGCAAGACCGGCAGCGGTTTCCACCAGTACCCGCGGCCGGCCGCGATCAGCTGA
- a CDS encoding acyl-CoA dehydrogenase family protein yields the protein MTAVLAPPPAEPAELDALGADLANAARGEAAGWDRDGALPTGVRHTAAAAGLLAPDLPVGYGGLGATPAQLGEVCARLGGVCSALRALVTVQAMVAAAVLRWGTAEQRVRWLPAFARGELLAGFAATEDGAGSDLAAVDTRIRAVAGGQQPALELTGVKRWVTFGQVADVLLVLGVLDGRHTAVLVETDRAGVTRQPVAGQLGLRAAQLAHVRLDGVRVPAANRIAPPGFGLSHVAATALDHGRFTVGWGCVGMAEACLRDMAEHVLTRRQGGTLLAEHQSVRALLGRAAVDTAAARELAARAARWRAAGAPDAVAATVAAKYAAARTAASVAGDAVQVLGAAGCAPDSRAGRFYRDAKVMEIIEGSAQVAELHVADHLLRRARATVPGGLR from the coding sequence GTGACCGCCGTACTCGCTCCGCCGCCGGCCGAGCCGGCGGAGCTCGACGCCCTCGGGGCCGACCTCGCCAACGCGGCGCGCGGCGAGGCGGCCGGCTGGGACCGGGACGGCGCGCTGCCCACCGGGGTACGCCACACCGCGGCAGCCGCCGGGCTGCTCGCCCCGGACCTGCCGGTCGGCTACGGCGGACTCGGCGCCACGCCGGCGCAGCTCGGCGAGGTGTGCGCCCGGCTCGGCGGCGTGTGCAGCGCGCTGCGCGCGCTGGTCACCGTGCAGGCGATGGTCGCCGCGGCCGTGCTGCGGTGGGGCACGGCCGAGCAGCGGGTCCGCTGGCTGCCCGCGTTCGCCCGCGGTGAGCTGCTGGCCGGCTTCGCCGCCACCGAGGACGGCGCGGGCAGCGATCTGGCCGCCGTCGACACCCGCATCCGCGCCGTCGCCGGTGGCCAGCAGCCGGCCCTGGAGCTGACCGGGGTCAAGCGCTGGGTGACCTTCGGCCAGGTCGCCGACGTGCTACTGGTGCTCGGGGTGCTGGACGGCCGGCACACCGCCGTGCTTGTCGAGACCGACCGGGCCGGTGTGACCCGGCAGCCGGTCGCCGGCCAGCTCGGCCTGCGGGCCGCCCAGCTGGCCCACGTCCGGCTCGACGGTGTACGGGTCCCGGCGGCGAACCGGATCGCCCCGCCCGGGTTCGGCCTGTCGCACGTGGCGGCCACCGCGCTGGACCACGGCCGGTTCACGGTCGGCTGGGGCTGCGTGGGTATGGCCGAGGCGTGCCTGCGGGACATGGCCGAACACGTGCTCACCCGCCGGCAGGGCGGCACCCTGCTCGCCGAGCACCAGAGCGTACGGGCGCTGCTGGGTCGGGCCGCGGTGGACACCGCCGCCGCGCGGGAGCTCGCCGCCCGGGCCGCCCGGTGGCGGGCCGCCGGCGCCCCCGACGCGGTCGCCGCCACGGTCGCGGCGAAGTACGCGGCGGCGCGCACCGCCGCCTCGGTCGCCGGCGACGCCGTACAGGTCCTCGGTGCGGCCGGCTGCGCCCCGGACAGCCGGGCCGGCCGGTTCTACCGGGACGCGAAGGTCATGGAGATCATCGAGGGCTCCGCCCAGGTGGCCGAACTGCATGTCGCCGACCACCTGCTCCGGCGGGCCCGCGCGACAGTACCGGGAGGGCTGCGGTGA
- a CDS encoding acyl carrier protein, with product MDALDRSAVARDLHDFIAPALAGPVGPDEDYFALGLNSLFAIELVVFVEQRFDLEVEVADLDLDHFRTISRLTAFVLAKTAGRAGIPA from the coding sequence ATGGATGCGCTGGACCGGTCCGCGGTGGCGCGGGACCTGCACGACTTCATCGCCCCGGCGCTGGCCGGACCGGTCGGCCCGGACGAGGACTACTTCGCGCTCGGCCTCAACTCGCTGTTCGCGATCGAGCTGGTGGTGTTCGTGGAGCAGCGCTTCGACCTCGAGGTCGAGGTGGCCGACCTCGATCTCGACCACTTCCGCACGATCTCCCGGCTGACCGCTTTCGTGCTGGCCAAGACCGCCGGCCGGGCCGGGATCCCGGCGTGA
- a CDS encoding ketoacyl-ACP synthase III family protein yields MPGTIAVRTMASFLPKRSVAVAELPELAYLGPAERELCAGLGIDRIRTDPELDAFGLAAGAATRALDAAGLSPERIGALVVVESRAPATLMSSGETRLQAHLRADRALTFSVGGLGCVSITPALLVARGLLAADPDLTDVLVVHGSTPATPRRYRHPVTVSGDGGMAAVVSRDGPLRVLDVLQETDGRYWDLFRVDYRDRPSARWSEQCRDAREYSFQLALESRNRLRAMYRRLLDRNALAPADIARHVSHNLSAGAFRFVEETLGVAVAKTCHENLRDLGHLGPNDVLLNLATEIGTGRLRGGERAVLISSSPVAAWSMLLVEFDGDPGVAAGAGD; encoded by the coding sequence ATGCCCGGCACGATCGCGGTACGCACGATGGCGTCGTTCTTGCCCAAGCGGTCGGTCGCGGTCGCGGAGCTGCCGGAGCTGGCGTACCTGGGCCCGGCCGAGCGGGAACTCTGCGCCGGGCTCGGGATCGACCGGATCCGCACCGACCCGGAGCTTGACGCGTTCGGCCTGGCCGCGGGCGCCGCCACCCGGGCGCTGGACGCCGCCGGGCTGAGCCCGGAACGGATCGGGGCGCTTGTCGTGGTGGAATCCCGCGCGCCGGCCACGCTGATGAGCTCCGGTGAGACCCGGCTGCAGGCGCACCTGCGCGCCGACCGGGCGCTGACCTTCTCCGTCGGCGGGCTGGGCTGCGTGTCGATCACGCCGGCGCTGCTGGTGGCGCGCGGCCTGCTGGCCGCCGACCCGGACCTGACCGACGTCCTCGTCGTGCACGGCAGTACGCCGGCCACGCCGCGCCGCTACCGGCACCCGGTCACGGTCAGCGGGGACGGCGGCATGGCGGCGGTCGTCTCGCGGGACGGGCCGCTGCGGGTGCTCGACGTGCTGCAGGAGACCGACGGCCGCTACTGGGATCTGTTCCGGGTGGACTACCGGGACCGCCCGTCGGCCCGCTGGAGCGAGCAGTGCCGCGACGCGCGGGAGTACTCCTTCCAGCTGGCCCTGGAGAGCCGCAACCGGCTGCGCGCGATGTACCGGCGCCTGCTGGACCGCAACGCGCTGGCGCCGGCGGACATCGCCCGGCACGTGAGCCACAACCTGTCCGCGGGCGCGTTCCGGTTCGTCGAGGAGACGCTCGGCGTGGCGGTCGCCAAGACCTGCCACGAGAACCTGCGCGACCTGGGCCACCTCGGCCCGAACGACGTCCTGCTCAACCTGGCGACCGAGATCGGGACCGGGCGGCTGCGGGGCGGCGAGCGGGCCGTGTTGATCAGCTCCAGCCCGGTGGCCGCCTGGAGCATGCTGCTGGTCGAGTTCGACGGTGATCCCGGTGTCGCCGCCGGGGCGGGTGACTGA
- a CDS encoding condensation domain-containing protein: MLTQTNAHPLSPGQERLWFLDGLRGGTEYLVWQRMRLRGPWDPAVFARAVAEVVRRHEVLRTRYEDSAGEPMQVIDPPGPVDVTVVDLTGEPDGETRAAALLDAAAGRPFDLRREHPLRVVVVRLAPTEHLVALTLHHIAADGWSCDVLLRDLDQAYRALVGGQPMPAPPPVQYADVAAWQRERRAAAGAAGTAYWRDQLAGLEPVLLPTDRPRDAHRDRRGDILAVDVPRRVARLVDAAGERYGTTAFMTLLAAFKVLLAHRTGRTDIAVGMPGAGRDAPETEELIGFFINTQVLRTDLAGGPSFTEVLDRVRETVLAALMHNDVPFEDVVAAVRPDRDPARNPLFEIMFQVMYTAGTPGTLGGAAVEPLPVGATAAKFDLVFTVRRTAAGDLRCVLEYASGLFDRTTMQRLADDYVALLERLAGAPEARAVQPAAVPATPTTPTAAGAADPRPPAGPVEQAVAGIWSRLLGVEDITADDDFFDLGGHSLLVARVRTALRRTFAVDLPLQVLFEATSVAELAAAVTAAVRADVSRLSDSQVRDVLSRAAREGTR; the protein is encoded by the coding sequence ATGCTTACCCAGACGAACGCCCATCCGCTCTCGCCGGGGCAGGAGCGGCTGTGGTTCCTCGATGGGCTGCGCGGCGGCACCGAGTACCTCGTCTGGCAGCGGATGCGCCTGCGCGGACCGTGGGATCCGGCGGTGTTCGCCCGCGCCGTGGCCGAGGTCGTCCGCCGGCACGAGGTGCTGCGCACCCGGTACGAGGACAGCGCCGGGGAGCCTATGCAGGTCATCGACCCGCCCGGCCCGGTCGACGTCACGGTCGTGGACCTGACCGGTGAGCCCGACGGCGAGACGCGGGCGGCGGCGCTGCTCGACGCGGCCGCCGGCCGGCCGTTCGACCTGCGCCGCGAGCACCCGCTGCGGGTCGTCGTGGTCCGGCTCGCACCCACCGAACACCTCGTCGCGCTCACCCTGCACCACATCGCCGCCGACGGCTGGTCGTGCGACGTGCTGCTGCGTGACCTGGACCAGGCGTACCGCGCGCTCGTGGGCGGCCAGCCCATGCCGGCTCCGCCGCCGGTGCAGTACGCCGACGTCGCGGCCTGGCAGCGGGAGCGGCGCGCGGCTGCCGGTGCGGCCGGCACCGCGTACTGGCGGGACCAGCTCGCCGGGCTTGAGCCGGTCCTGCTGCCCACCGATCGCCCGCGCGACGCCCATCGCGACCGCCGCGGCGACATCCTGGCCGTGGACGTGCCCCGGCGCGTCGCTCGGCTGGTCGACGCCGCCGGCGAGCGGTACGGGACGACCGCGTTCATGACGCTGCTGGCCGCCTTCAAGGTGCTGCTGGCGCATCGTACCGGCCGTACCGACATCGCGGTCGGGATGCCCGGCGCCGGGCGGGACGCGCCGGAGACCGAGGAGCTGATCGGCTTCTTCATCAACACGCAGGTGCTGCGGACCGACCTGGCGGGCGGCCCGTCGTTCACCGAGGTGCTGGACCGGGTGCGGGAGACGGTGCTGGCCGCGCTCATGCACAACGACGTCCCGTTCGAGGACGTCGTGGCCGCGGTCCGGCCCGACCGCGATCCCGCCCGCAACCCGCTGTTCGAGATCATGTTCCAGGTCATGTACACGGCCGGCACGCCCGGCACGCTCGGCGGCGCCGCCGTGGAGCCGCTGCCCGTGGGCGCCACCGCCGCCAAGTTCGACCTCGTGTTCACCGTCCGCCGCACCGCGGCCGGCGACCTGCGGTGCGTCCTGGAGTACGCCAGCGGCCTGTTCGACCGGACGACGATGCAGCGGCTCGCCGACGACTACGTGGCGCTGCTGGAGCGGCTGGCCGGCGCGCCGGAGGCCCGCGCGGTCCAGCCGGCCGCGGTGCCCGCCACCCCGACCACCCCGACCGCCGCGGGCGCGGCCGACCCGAGGCCGCCGGCCGGCCCGGTCGAGCAGGCCGTCGCCGGGATCTGGTCGCGGCTGCTCGGCGTCGAAGACATCACCGCCGACGACGACTTCTTCGACCTCGGCGGCCACTCGCTGCTGGTCGCCCGGGTACGTACCGCGCTGCGGCGCACGTTCGCCGTCGATCTGCCCTTGCAGGTCCTGTTCGAGGCCACCTCGGTGGCCGAACTCGCGGCCGCGGTCACCGCAGCGGTCCGTGCCGATGTGAGCCGACTTTCCGACAGCCAGGTGCGGGACGTGCTGTCCCGAGCCGCCCGAGAGGGAACCCGATGA
- a CDS encoding amino acid adenylation domain-containing protein: MRTATIRPPALDPAAQQRAWNATAREYAADGPVHRLFEAQVRLRPDAVAVRWAGGTLTFAELDRRANRLAWALRDRGVGPETPVGIRVPRGPLLAVAVYGVLKAGGFYVPVEPGLPAERAHTVLAEAGARVLVDADSGDTWPVPPKVRPVPADSPIPDCRELRGPEPGTGADSTAYVVFTSGSTGRPNGVAVAHRSLHNLFAWCRRTHGFGPHDLGLSATSLGFDLSVFDLLGLPAYGAGVYIADDAQRRDPELLLDVLLREPVTYWNSAPTTLAHLAPLLGGHRAGTGDLRLVYLSGDYTPLTLPDEVRSVFTGATIVSLGGATEATVWSNWFEVGAIDPAWRSIPYGRPIDNAQYWVVDEDLRPCPVGVPGDLLIGGDVLAAGYYGQPELTRQRFIPDTLGPDPRGRLYRTGDRASFGPDGVLTFLGRADGQVKIRGARVELAEVEHRLRAHASVKDVVALARPDRDGDRALVVYVVPAPGCHPTVRELRRHVATALPDYMVPAAVVFVDGFPATANGKLDRAALPWPARTGSTHVLGVPA; the protein is encoded by the coding sequence ATGAGGACCGCGACCATCCGCCCGCCGGCGCTCGACCCGGCGGCGCAGCAGCGGGCGTGGAACGCCACCGCCCGCGAGTACGCCGCGGACGGTCCGGTGCACCGGCTGTTCGAGGCGCAGGTCCGGCTCCGCCCGGACGCCGTGGCGGTGCGCTGGGCCGGTGGCACGCTGACCTTCGCCGAGCTGGACCGGCGCGCCAACCGGCTGGCGTGGGCGCTGCGCGACCGCGGGGTCGGGCCGGAGACACCGGTCGGCATCCGGGTGCCGCGCGGCCCGCTGCTGGCGGTCGCCGTGTACGGGGTGCTGAAGGCGGGCGGTTTCTACGTGCCGGTCGAGCCGGGGCTCCCGGCCGAGCGCGCGCACACCGTCCTGGCCGAGGCCGGTGCGCGGGTGCTGGTCGACGCGGACAGCGGCGACACCTGGCCGGTACCGCCGAAGGTGCGCCCGGTGCCCGCCGACAGCCCGATCCCGGACTGCCGCGAGCTGCGCGGCCCGGAGCCCGGCACCGGCGCGGACTCCACCGCCTACGTGGTCTTCACCTCCGGCAGCACCGGCCGGCCCAACGGCGTCGCCGTGGCGCACCGGTCGCTGCACAACCTGTTCGCCTGGTGCCGGCGTACCCACGGCTTCGGCCCGCACGACCTGGGCCTGTCGGCCACCTCGCTCGGCTTCGACCTGTCCGTCTTCGACCTGCTCGGCCTGCCCGCGTACGGGGCCGGCGTCTACATCGCCGACGACGCGCAGCGGCGCGACCCGGAGCTGCTGCTGGACGTGCTGCTGCGCGAGCCGGTGACGTACTGGAACTCGGCGCCAACCACGCTGGCCCACCTCGCGCCGTTGCTCGGCGGGCACCGGGCTGGCACCGGCGATCTGCGGCTGGTCTACCTCAGCGGCGACTACACGCCGCTGACGTTGCCGGACGAGGTGCGATCGGTCTTCACCGGGGCGACGATCGTTAGCCTCGGCGGCGCCACCGAGGCGACCGTCTGGTCGAACTGGTTCGAGGTCGGCGCGATCGACCCGGCCTGGCGGAGCATCCCGTACGGGCGGCCCATCGACAACGCGCAGTACTGGGTGGTCGACGAGGACCTGCGGCCCTGCCCGGTCGGGGTGCCGGGCGACCTGCTCATCGGCGGCGACGTCCTCGCCGCCGGCTACTACGGCCAGCCGGAGCTGACCCGGCAGCGGTTCATCCCGGACACGCTCGGACCCGACCCGCGCGGGCGGCTCTACCGCACCGGCGATCGGGCGAGCTTCGGCCCCGACGGCGTGTTGACCTTCCTCGGCCGGGCCGACGGGCAGGTCAAGATCCGCGGCGCCCGGGTGGAGTTGGCCGAGGTCGAGCACCGGCTGCGTGCGCACGCGAGCGTGAAGGACGTGGTGGCGCTGGCCCGGCCGGACCGGGACGGCGACCGGGCGCTGGTGGTCTACGTCGTGCCGGCACCCGGCTGCCACCCGACCGTACGGGAGCTGCGCCGGCACGTGGCAACGGCGCTGCCGGACTACATGGTGCCGGCCGCGGTCGTGTTCGTGGACGGCTTCCCGGCGACCGCCAACGGCAAGCTCGACCGCGCGGCGCTGCCGTGGCCGGCGCGTACCGGCAGCACGCACGTGCTCGGGGTCCCGGCATGA
- a CDS encoding MFS transporter, with product MSRAPAAGPTGYRRGLRAVVAGGAVSAFGTQMTVLALPWLVLETTGSAARTSLVLLAQVLPIALFGLLGGEVLQRLGARRTMLVSDGTRGVLIAAVPLLYGTGALSFPVLLALVAAAGLAAVPYAASQRLLAGELAGDDQRALTRAHGLIDTVYNSAGFGGPMLAGLLIAVIGAERVLWLDAATFAVSFVVLLGCVPARAGRAAAGGTRPRGVLAGIRHMRADPFLGRTMASTIAGGFVLRFLAICLPLLAFHRYGGDAAVGGLLLAGTGAGMLAGSFLAVLVSRRLGPAPMIAVAMVFQALPLWLLALPAPPVVPLTAVVLSGAAMGFSNAPYFAILTARVPAALQPKVLQAVMTLSTVAGPLGLLAAGVVIDRAGWSRRCSAWPRSSPPRR from the coding sequence ATGAGCCGCGCACCGGCCGCCGGGCCCACCGGGTACCGCCGCGGGCTGCGCGCGGTGGTCGCCGGCGGCGCCGTGTCCGCCTTCGGCACCCAGATGACCGTGCTCGCGCTGCCCTGGTTGGTCCTGGAGACGACCGGCTCGGCCGCCCGCACCAGCCTGGTGCTGCTGGCGCAGGTGCTGCCGATCGCGCTGTTCGGCCTGCTCGGCGGCGAGGTGCTGCAGCGGCTCGGCGCGCGGCGCACGATGCTGGTGTCCGACGGGACGCGCGGCGTGTTGATCGCCGCGGTGCCGCTGCTGTACGGCACCGGCGCGCTCAGCTTCCCCGTACTGCTCGCGCTGGTGGCGGCGGCGGGCCTGGCCGCGGTGCCGTACGCGGCGTCGCAGCGGTTGTTGGCCGGCGAGCTGGCCGGCGACGACCAGCGCGCTCTCACCCGCGCCCACGGGCTGATCGACACCGTCTACAACTCGGCCGGGTTCGGCGGACCGATGCTGGCCGGCCTGCTGATCGCGGTCATCGGCGCCGAGCGGGTGCTGTGGCTGGACGCGGCCACGTTCGCGGTGTCGTTCGTGGTGCTGCTCGGCTGCGTGCCGGCCCGGGCCGGACGGGCGGCCGCCGGCGGCACGCGCCCGCGCGGCGTGCTGGCCGGCATCCGGCACATGCGCGCCGACCCATTCCTGGGCCGGACCATGGCCTCGACCATCGCCGGCGGCTTCGTGCTGCGCTTCCTGGCGATCTGCCTGCCGCTGCTGGCATTCCACCGGTACGGCGGGGACGCCGCGGTGGGCGGGCTGCTGCTGGCCGGCACCGGTGCCGGCATGCTGGCCGGGTCGTTCCTGGCCGTGCTGGTGTCCCGCCGGCTCGGGCCTGCCCCGATGATCGCCGTGGCGATGGTCTTCCAGGCGCTGCCGCTGTGGCTGCTCGCCCTGCCCGCCCCACCGGTCGTGCCGCTCACCGCGGTGGTGCTGTCCGGCGCGGCGATGGGCTTCTCGAACGCGCCCTACTTCGCCATCCTCACCGCCCGCGTACCCGCGGCCCTGCAACCGAAGGTGCTGCAGGCGGTGATGACGCTGAGCACCGTCGCCGGGCCGCTGGGGCTGCTCGCCGCCGGCGTGGTCATCGACCGCGCGGGCTGGTCCCGACGCTGCTCGGCGTGGCCGCGGTCATCACCGCCGCGTCGGTGA